TGCTGGTTTTAAAATGTTAGCTGCATCCATTGAACCTTCTGCACGACCCGCTCCAACGAGTAAATGAAGTTCGTCAATAAATAAAATTATTTCACCATCTGACTCCTGAACTTCTTTAACCACTGCTTTTACTCTTTCTTCAAACTGTCCTCGATATTGAGTTCCTGCAACTAATGCACCCATGTCGAGAGCAACAATTCTTTTTGTCTTAAGAGTTTCCGGAACATCACCCGAAACTATACGATGTGCAATACCTTCTGCGATTGCGGTTTTACCTACTCCAGGTTCACCTATTAAAACAGGATTATTTTTTGTTCTTCTGGAAAGTACTTGAAGAACTCTTCTTATTTCTTCGTCTCTACCAATTACTGGATCGAGTTTATTAGAACGAGCAAGTTCATTCAAATCACGTCCATATTTTTTAAGAGCTTGATAAGTATCTTCTGGATTTTGAGATGTAACTCTTTGTGTTCCACGAATATCTTTTAATGCAGCTAAAATTACATTTTTATTTATTCCATTATCTCTTAATAACTTTCCAGCAGCACCACCATCTTCACTCAATGCTAAAAGTATATGTTCTGTAGAAATGTATTCATCTTTTAATGCTTTTGCTTCTTCAGCAGATTGATCAAACAAACGAGCAGTATTCATCGAAAGTTGTTGGCTGCCAATTCCAGCTCCTATTACTTTTGGTAATCTTTCAAGTAATTCTCCTACTTTTATTTTCATATGATTAATATTACCACCAGCTTTCTGAATGGTAGAGACTGCAACTCCAGTTGAATCCTGAAGTAATGCAGCAAGTATATGTTCCGGTTCAACAATTTGATTATTATAATTTTGTGCTATTTCTACAGCTTCCTGAACAGTTTCTTGAGCTTTAACTGTGAATTTATTGAAGTTAAAAGCCATATCGTCACCTATTTTTTTCTGCTAATACAAAATTAATTTAATAAAGTTTCATATTAAATAAAAAAATACTAATCATAATAATACTAACTCGTAATATTTTATTTATTATTATATAATAATACTCTTTGCCTTGTTACTGCTTGCCATTTATTTTAATTTTGTAACTCAACTTGAAAGAATTTTTATGTCACATGTTTTATCACAAAACGAAGATACAATTGTTGCACTTGCTACTCCACCCGGTATTGGTGCAATTTCTGTTGTAAGAGTTAGTGGTCCTGAAACTTTTAAAAAAGTCGATTTAATTTTTTCTGGTAAAAAGAAAATTTCTGAATGCGAGACTCACACAATTCATTATGGTAAAATAATTGATAAGAATAATGAAATTATAGATGATGTTCTCATTTCAATCTTTAGAGCACCACATTCTTATACTGGTGAAGATTCAGTTGAAATAAGTACTCATGGAAGTCAGTTAATTACAGAAAAAATAATTTCTCTTCTTGTTGAACAGGGAATTCGACTTGCTGAACCAGGTGAATTTACTAAAAGAGCTTTTTTAAATGGAAAACTTGATCTTGCACAGGCAGAAGCTGTTGCCGATTTAATAAATGCAAGAACAGAAGCTTCCTTAAAAGGAGCCAGAAATCAACTTGATGGAATTCTTTCTAAAAAAGTTGATTTGTTAAGAGAAAAGTTGATAAATACTTCTTCATTAATTGAACTTGAACTTGATTTTGCAGAAGAAGATATTGAACTTTTACCTGTCGAACAAATTTTAAAAAATATATCAGAAATAGAAGAAGAAATTGAAAAATTATTAAAAACTTTTTCATTTGGTAAAGTAATTAGAGATGGTGTTAATGTAGCTCTTGTAGGGAAACCAAATGTCGGAAAATCTTCATTATTAAATTATTTATTGAAAGAAGCCAGAGCAATTGTTAGTGATATCCCGGGAACAACGAGAGATATTATAAGAGAAGAATTATTTATTGATGGAATACTTTTTAAACTCTATGATACAGCAGGAATAAGAACGACTGAGAACATTATTGAAAAAGAAGGAGTATTAAGAAGCAGAAAAGTAATTGAAGAAGCAGATATTGTATTGTTCTTAAATGATGTAGAAAAAGGTTTTGATGAAGATTTATATAATGAAATTCTTGAACTAAGTTCAGAAGAAAGAGTTTTAAAAGTAGTAAATAAAATTGATATTAAAGCAAATAACGATTCCCGTTTTGATGTAGGAATTTCTGCTAAAACTGGTGAAGGTATCGATAAATTATTCAATAAGTTAAAAGATAAAGCTATTGGTTCAAACATATATACTGAAAAAACAGCCATAGTTTCAAATATTCGTCACTATAATGCACTTAAAAAGGCAAAAGAGCATTTAATAAATGCAAAGAATTCTATTAAAGAAAAATTAACAGGTGAATTCATAGCCGTTGATTTAAGAAATGCAGAAAATTCTTTGAGCGAAATAATAGGTAAAATTACAACAGATGATATTTTAAATAATATATTTTCAAAATTCTGTATAGGTAAATAAGTTTCACGTGAAACCAGGAAGAGTTTGTAGTTGAAAGATATAAGCAAATTTTAAGAATAAGATAAAATTAAAATCGAAAAAGTTTCACGTGAAACGGAAAGGGAATTATGAAAGAATATGATGTAATAGTTGTTGGTGGTGGACACGCAGGCATCGAAGCAGCAACAGCTCCTGCCAGGATGGGATGTTCTGTTGCTATGATTACAATGGATAAAAATGCAATGGGGAGAATGTCCTGCAATCCAGCAGTTGGTGGAAGTGCTAAAGGCCATCTTGTGCACGAAATTGATGCTCTCGGTGGTATGATAGGATTAATCGCAGATAGATCTGGAATTCAATTTAGAACATTGAATAAATCCAAAGGTCCTGCTGTCTGGGCAGGAAGAAGCCAGAATGACCGAAAATTATATTCAATTGAAGCTTTGAAAGCAGTTCTTTCTGTTCAGAATCTTGATATAATTGAAGACTCTGTAATTGAAGTATTAGTCGAAGATAAAAAAATTTATGGTGTAAAAACTCAAAAAGGCCAGGAAATTAAATGTAAAGCGTTAATTGTATCGACCGGGACTTTTCTTAATGGTTTAATGTATACCGGAGAAAAAATCTTTCGTGGGGGACGTTTTGGTGAACCCCCAGCCGTTGGATTAACTGAATCTTTAATTAAATTAGGTTTTGAAGCTGGTAGACTTAAAACTGGAACTCCACCAAGACTTAAAAAAGATTCAATAAATTGGGATGTTCTCGAAGAACAAAAAGGGGATGATCCACCTCAACCATTTTCACTTCGAACACCTAAAAATGAATTCCCTTATCTTCCTCAACTTAGCTGTTATATTACTTATACAAATAAAACTGTCCATCAAATTTTAGAAACAGGTTTTGATAGATCTCCTTTGTTTACTGGAAAAATTAAAGGGAGAGGACCAAGATATTGTCCATCTATTGAAGATAAAATTTATCGTTTTTCAGATAAAGAACGTCACCAACTTTTTCTTGAACCAGAAGGATTGGATTCCGATTTGATTTATATTAATGGATTTTCAAGCTCACTTCCAGAAGAAGTACAATATGAAGCACTAAGAAAAATTAAAGGTCTCGAAAATGTTGAAATGGTTCGTCCAGGCTATGCAGTAGAATATGATTTTTTCCCACCTCATCAAGTTGATTTAACGTTAGAAACAAAACTAATAGAAGGACTTTATTTCGCCGGTCAAATTAATGGTACTTCTGGCTACGAAGAAGCAGCGGCACAGGGAATTGTTGCAGGTATAAATGCTGCATTGAAAATTCAAAAAAGACCAGAATTTGTTCTAAAAAGAAG
This is a stretch of genomic DNA from Rosettibacter firmus. It encodes these proteins:
- the mnmE gene encoding tRNA uridine-5-carboxymethylaminomethyl(34) synthesis GTPase MnmE, whose product is MSHVLSQNEDTIVALATPPGIGAISVVRVSGPETFKKVDLIFSGKKKISECETHTIHYGKIIDKNNEIIDDVLISIFRAPHSYTGEDSVEISTHGSQLITEKIISLLVEQGIRLAEPGEFTKRAFLNGKLDLAQAEAVADLINARTEASLKGARNQLDGILSKKVDLLREKLINTSSLIELELDFAEEDIELLPVEQILKNISEIEEEIEKLLKTFSFGKVIRDGVNVALVGKPNVGKSSLLNYLLKEARAIVSDIPGTTRDIIREELFIDGILFKLYDTAGIRTTENIIEKEGVLRSRKVIEEADIVLFLNDVEKGFDEDLYNEILELSSEERVLKVVNKIDIKANNDSRFDVGISAKTGEGIDKLFNKLKDKAIGSNIYTEKTAIVSNIRHYNALKKAKEHLINAKNSIKEKLTGEFIAVDLRNAENSLSEIIGKITTDDILNNIFSKFCIGK
- the mnmG gene encoding tRNA uridine-5-carboxymethylaminomethyl(34) synthesis enzyme MnmG; amino-acid sequence: MKEYDVIVVGGGHAGIEAATAPARMGCSVAMITMDKNAMGRMSCNPAVGGSAKGHLVHEIDALGGMIGLIADRSGIQFRTLNKSKGPAVWAGRSQNDRKLYSIEALKAVLSVQNLDIIEDSVIEVLVEDKKIYGVKTQKGQEIKCKALIVSTGTFLNGLMYTGEKIFRGGRFGEPPAVGLTESLIKLGFEAGRLKTGTPPRLKKDSINWDVLEEQKGDDPPQPFSLRTPKNEFPYLPQLSCYITYTNKTVHQILETGFDRSPLFTGKIKGRGPRYCPSIEDKIYRFSDKERHQLFLEPEGLDSDLIYINGFSSSLPEEVQYEALRKIKGLENVEMVRPGYAVEYDFFPPHQVDLTLETKLIEGLYFAGQINGTSGYEEAAAQGIVAGINAALKIQKRPEFVLKRSEAYIGVLIDDLVGKSTDEPYRMFTSRAEHRLILRQDNADRRLLKYGYEFGLIPKELYDELKEREVLITKSKELLSKTKILPTDINPFLIQKNTTPIDNAETVDKLVKRPEINLIDLLEFIKNKNGEIVDLLNDKKAIEQIEIEFKYDGYIQRQMELIEKMEKLENVLIPLNFDYSNLKAISAEGREKLSKVRPRSIGQASRISGVTPSDISVLLVYLKS